One Thermodesulfovibrionales bacterium genomic window carries:
- the flgB gene encoding flagellar basal body rod protein FlgB, with product MADGFRILEEILRFAGIRHNLIVSNIANVDTPGYRAKDIEFKNLLNHEMIELTVTSQRHISSGNQGSKLDIQEDEKGAWKDKNNVELDREVAKLTENALLYEAGLNMLSAKIRMFKNALRRQL from the coding sequence ATGGCTGACGGTTTCAGAATACTTGAGGAGATTCTCAGATTTGCCGGTATAAGGCACAACCTTATAGTGTCCAATATAGCCAATGTTGATACACCTGGTTACAGGGCAAAGGATATAGAGTTTAAAAATTTGCTCAATCATGAAATGATTGAGCTCACTGTTACCTCTCAGAGACACATTTCCTCAGGCAACCAAGGTTCAAAGCTTGATATACAGGAGGATGAAAAAGGTGCATGGAAGGATAAAAACAACGTAGAACTTGACAGAGAGGTGGCAAAGCTTACAGAGAATGCCCTTTTATATGAAGCAGGTCTTAATATGCTTTCGGCAAAGATAAGGATGTTTAAAAATGCACTGAGGAGGCAGTTATGA
- the flgC gene encoding flagellar basal body rod protein FlgC produces MKTFGVLEVVASSLQAQRERMNTIVSNMANVHTTRTEEGGPYRRKDVLFTVKEIEAGNEVLEGVQVAGIIRDSSPFKIVYDPGHPDADENGFVKLPNVEVLEEMVNMLMTFRAYEASIAAFNTSKSMFMKLLELGRF; encoded by the coding sequence ATGAAAACCTTTGGGGTTCTTGAAGTCGTAGCATCCTCTCTTCAGGCACAGAGGGAGAGGATGAATACAATTGTTTCAAACATGGCAAATGTACATACAACAAGGACAGAGGAGGGAGGACCTTACAGGCGAAAGGATGTACTTTTTACTGTAAAAGAGATTGAGGCAGGTAATGAGGTGCTTGAGGGTGTTCAGGTTGCCGGAATAATAAGAGACAGTTCACCGTTCAAAATAGTATATGACCCCGGACATCCTGATGCTGATGAGAATGGATTTGTAAAACTTCCTAATGTAGAGGTTCTTGAAGAAATGGTTAACATGCTCATGACCTTCAGGGCTTATGAGGCATCCATAGCGGCATTCAATACTTCAAAGAGCATGTTTATGAAACTCCTTGAGCTTGGAAGATTTTAA